One stretch of Trichomycterus rosablanca isolate fTriRos1 chromosome 3, fTriRos1.hap1, whole genome shotgun sequence DNA includes these proteins:
- the gpr20 gene encoding G-protein coupled receptor 20: MLHNVRHTANLRGMDVSKSEKSLSLNISATLTPPLTTNVSLPYREPYLQRLVHLDEGLYNDFYSLWIALLVINSLIFMVGMVLNSLALYIFCFRTKLKTTSVIYTINLAITDLLVNLSLPTRIILYYSGGKCLNCSYVHIFSYFVNMYCSILFLTSICVDRYLAIVQVEASHKWRSPSVAKIICICIWLFAVVVTYAFLTTAIKHSACCVSKLFTLTVFEFFLPLLIIVVFTVRITCALSGPGLMQRSRERRMKAVQLLITVLLIFTVCFTPFHVCQVIVYFHPDLPHHVIVYHVTVTLSSLNSCLDPVVYCFITTNFQSTVRRFFRKAETEQTSGDFISMQKTSRGSGTFFAITNNTIMMNMNPT, from the exons ATGTTGCATAACGTAAG GCACACAGCTAATCTGAGAGGCATGGACGTCAGCAAATCTGAAAAGTCGTTATCTTTGAACATCTCAGCAACGCTGACTCCACCGCTCACCACCAACGTTTCCCTGCCATACCGGGAACCCTATCTGCAAAGACTGGTCCACCTGGATGAGGGCCTCTATAATGACTTCTACAGCCTGTGGATTGCCCTACTGGTCATAAACTCTTTGATCTTTATGGTTGGAATGGTGCTGAACAGCCTGGCTTTGTACATCTTCTGTTTCCGGACAAAACTCAAGACCACTTCTGTTATTTATACCATTAATCTGGCCATCACTGACCTCCTGGTAAATCTGTCACTTCCTACACGTATCATACTCTATTACAGCGGAGGCAAGTGCTTGAACTGCTCTTACGTCCATATATTTAGCTACTTTGTGAACATGTACTGCAGCATCCTGTTCCTCACCAGTATCTGCGTGGACCGTTACCTCGCCATCGTACAAGTGGAAGCATCGCACAAGTGGCGCAGCCCCAGTGTCGCTAAAATAATCTGCATTTGCATCTGGCTATTCGCCGTCGTAGTCACCTACGCTTTCCTCACCACGGCGATCAAGCATTCTGCCTGCTGCGTGTCAAAGCTGTTCACGCTGACCGTCTTCGAGTTCTTCTTACCACTGCTGATCATTGTGGTGTTCACAGTTAGAATCACGTGCGCGCTGTCCGGCCCAGGCCTGATGCAGCGGAGCAGGGAGAGACGCATGAAGGCTGTGCAGCTCCTCATCACCGTACTGCTCATCTTCACTGTCTGCTTCACACCGTTTCACGTCTGTCAGGTCATAGTCTACTTTCATCCGGATCTGCCGCACCACGTGATAGTCTACCATGTAACTGTCACCCTCAGCAGCCTGAACAGCTGCCTGGATCCTGTGGTCTATTGTTTCATCACCACCAACTTCCAGTCAACCGTGAGGAGGTTCTTCCGTAAAGCAGAGACAGAACAAACCAGCGGTGATTTTATTAGCATGCAGAAAACATCCAGAGGCTCGGGCACTTTCTTTGCTATAACTAACAACACGATAATGATGAATATGAATCCAACTTAA